AGAACAGATGGTTATTGACATTTGCCTGGTTTTATTTGAGAGTTTTACTCTCTCATGATGGTGTAAATGCTGTTTCAGAGGCTTTAGCAGCCTTTGGAAATCACTGGTAATATTATTACCATAATGGTGACTTCAGTCAACATGTATGAGTGTGTTCTACATCCAGGTGTTGGGAGGAAGATTGGGCTGAGGAGAAGCAGCAGGCCGACCAAACCGACCCGCAGATATCCGGCCTCCAACATGTTCGACGGCATCAGCACCAAGTGAGACATCAACACTCAGAAAAGTCTTCCTGCAGCAACAtgacgattagtcgattaattcaTCAGTCGATTGACCgaaaaaataattagtttaagtctttttatttttaccatTTCAAGTAAATTACCGTGAGGATTTGTTGGGGTGTTATTGGATAATAAACTGAGTATTTTTAGGTTTTGGTTGACTGTTGACTTGAgaaattaagtaattaatttaATGACATCACCAACTTTATGAATTATATATAAATTTgcgactttaatctcagagaatatccaattgtttttcttgtaaattcacgactttaatctcggaagttctttctctgaatattacgcccctcccccggctccgtcattattatgattttttccCTACACTGGCCCTAATACGCTGTCACAGATAATAAAGTAGATTTAATCtgaatatgaatatttaaatcTCCACCATTCTCTGTGCAGCGCGGCCAGGTCGGTCCTGACGAGGATGGACAACATGAAGAAGATAAGGTGGCTTAGTAACAACAAAGAAGGGGTGAGTAGAGTAATATTTCCATCCTGACAGTAAACCCCTCCCCGATCTACTGGCTGTTGCCTGAGCACCTGAACGTGCTTCCTGTTTGCACACAGGAATGTCTATTTTCCATATATGTTGCTCCTGAAGTGGTCAGGAGACACACTGTGGTTGAATTTGTGTCTCCAGACTCGACAGCACGTCAATTTGATTTGATTCGACTTTCACTCTGGATTTGCAGTTGCAGTTAGATCACTGAGGGTGCATGTTAAAGAGTCAGTCCATAAaattaacacacaaaaaaacttgAGTTATGTAAAAGGGtgggtccattattattattataatatattttctttaggttttatatcattctgtggcttcccagtggtgttccttgtCGATTCAAATCCGAACactcaaattttggtcaaagttcGTATGTTTCAGCATTAAAATGCAATTTTTCAAAGCCTCTCTAAAAACTTGTTCCCACCTGACCTGATGTAcctgtaggtttctgcatgatgacgctgctacatgtacagtatatatacatccttatagtcagtgtattaatacagtaactaagatggcggtcggcgtgctcccagtttggagaagcagacaggagtaccgacaggAAGCtgagcaacgtactgctgtggacgccacgttagttcagatcagaaagtcacacaataacacaaactaactaaccgatggaggcagcggtagaccagcaactcccctgttctgagaggtaaaattactgttattgtgaatggagtttggtggctttgaagacagctatataacggcttcagttccacgttgtaaagggctgtctgatggcgaggtaaagtgggggaaatattctaaatatagcgtacacttaaactaatattgatttcttttaggtggctaaaatccgtgtttctgctgctcccgtccacagccgctttacctcgccatcagacagctgttacatcgctgtcttcaaaaccaccagactccattcacaaaaacagtaattttacctcgcagaacttGGGAGTATACATAAAAagctcacttcaaaacacagcGCAGACCTCAGTTTCTATTTCTTTAGTAACTTTTGTTTTCGTCTGTATTCTTTGATGACCTTTTAATATAAAATGAGATTAGGTAGTTAATGTTCAGTGTTGTTTTGAGTGGTGTATTTCTCTGAATGACACTGCTGCTGTATTGAGTGTTTACATTTGGAAGCAGCTTTAAAACCCCGTTCACacactctgtgtctgtctgtgtgggtgCTGCCTCTCTTATCAGGCCGCCGTGAGGGCGGTGCACCCAGCTGCACCCTGCCGCCCTCCCTCTGCTCGCCGGTCATGGGGAGTGGGCGTCGGGGGGCTAATCTCTATCAGCTGCAACCATATTGGAAGGCAGACGAAAGCCTGAGGAGCACCAGcccttgtttttgtgtttgtgtgtttttgtcatatGAAGTTTATATAGTTAGACATCATAGTTTAGATCTGTTGCTCTCAAACTGACCTCCAGTTAACTGACTGATtaagattaactatggacaatcatgcgatttaatattttaatcgactgacagctctAATAATCATAATTTTTAAGTGCCATGATTTCTTCCCAAATCCTGAAAAATGTGATATGTTTAAGATCTCTGCGGGCTGTACTGTTTAGTTTTGTCTtacagtgtttttgtgtgtgaagaAATTGCAGAAGATCTACTCTAAAGCGCAGAGGAGCAGAACACCGGTGCCTCCACAGACAGAGCTCATTGACAGCGAGGATGACAACGGTTTGTTCCAACGATCAGGAAGAaataagagagagaaggaagagcgTGGATTATGAGTGAAGACGCcacattttttaatcatcttctttgtctttttgctCATATGAATGGTTACTTCCAGGTGGAGTCGTTGACGAGGACAGCAGGCGGGAAGTGTCTGCAGACGACGACAGCAACTGCAGCACCGACCAGAACTTTGACGCCAAACTGAGCCGAGCCTCGTTGCTCTACAAGGGACCCAGCGGCGGTCGGTACCAAACCAATGACACGGTTACAATAAGCATCCACAACACCTGACATGAAGTTAAATTCTGCTTTGGAAGTAACAGAAAAGTCATATcgctttttaatttatatttgatGTCGATCCTTTCAGCAAAATATTTCTCATATTTCAATTTACAAAACTCCAGTTTTGCGATTATtttaactgatattgattaCGATATGATGTTGCGATATTAAAGGGAATGCTCATTTTTGCATCTTTATtctcattttaaatgaaaaacatattaaaggtgctattgatgacattgataacattcaccTCCTATGATTTATAAATTGCAGTCGGCCATATTACGATTAAATGTGAAGTTCTGATGTTTTCTCTGTCGTTGTTCAGAGTTCCCGAGAGGAACGTTCAGGATCAGTGCCTCCGGAGCGAACACGACCCGCAGAACAGCGTTCAGGTCAGACTGTTGGCAGAActttattttctgtgtgtttgccaGATATTGTCAAATTATTACCAAACCTGGATCGACGTCGCATTTTTGCAGCCCGGTAGGAAACTGTCCGGATGGAGAAAAATGGCTTGACTTTACTGACGTCATACCTGAAAGATGTTCCCGGATGATCAAGTTCAATCtggtttagtttatttgttgttaCTTGTTGTgagttaacattttatttccacTGCTTTACCTCTTCCTGTCTCcttgtttcttttcctttcctcctccagACCCACTAAGAGGGCGTTGGCCGATCGGTCTGACGAAGACAACGACTCTGACGATGAAGTGCAAGACGTCGGTAAAGTCCCTGGAAGGTCAGTAGGGAGATGATGAAGCTCTTTTGATACAACATAACTTTTCCTTTACGATCACGATATTTTCGCTGGTTTTGTAAAGTCAGCTGTGCCTTTCTCAAACATTCAtcgtttctgtttctgtttctctccagCAGCCGTCAGCCGCTCGGCCCGCGTACGGAGGACTTTCTGGGGACTCGCAGAGACAAGATGAACGCAGGAGCAGGTCTGGCAGATATCGATCCCATGGCCATCGACCAATCGGTGAGTTTAGACACATTGTCAGACACATGCTCAGACAATGAAACTATCACTGAGCAGTTTGTCACCTTCCTCTCTCACTgcctttccttctttccttcctcagGTGGGGTTTGACAGCATCGGAGGTCTGTCGGGTCACATCTCAGCTCTGAAGGAGATGGTTGTCTTCCCACTTCTCTACCCTGAAGTCTTTGACAACTTCAAGATCCAGCCTCCCaggtgacacacaaacacagattcaTATATTTACGGAGGTTAAATACATTCTATGATACTCACAGATAAAGAAAACACCGCCTGAGGTCGAACAACATTTCACAAAACTTTGTTGTCTTTTGAAACAAAACATGCGAAAACAGATTCATCAGTGGAACTTCTATTTTAAATTTAAGAAGAATAATTGAACATGTTTCGTCCGTCTCCCTCTCCAGAGGTTGTCTGTTTTACGGACCTCCCGGGACGGGGAAAACGCTGGTTGCCCGGGTGCTGGCCAACGAGTGTAGCCATGGCAACAGGAAGGTGGCCTTCTTCATGAGGAAGGGAGCCGACTGCCTCAGCAAGTGGGTTGGCGAGTCGGAGCGGCAGCTGCGGCTGCTGTTTGAGCAGGTAATGCCGGGCACAAAGTACACGAGGATGAAGGCGATTTTAGGGTCTGAATCCTCCAGacgatcgtcagcaaagccctgagtCTAAAGATGATCCTGTCAGCTGCgtctaatgcatgagctaatgcttaacttgaagcataaagtagtagtaagatggagctcagaaatggaggagcaacttgttgattagtgtttatttaacgtgtctctgtgacttcatccatccatccttcctcaattttcagtacaaagtaaaaactatcatcactaattcttcctgcccgtcgtccgtcATGTTTGTTAACTCTAAAGTTACGTTTGATCGCGATAGATTTTGcaagatttctgtttttttttagtggggactcttgttgttgatgaatgaatctgttagtgtgtggtggcTGTTTTGGTCAAATGGTTGCTCCACACGCTACAGGAaccaaactgttaaatttaacctaacatgttgttatgtgtgggctctctcacatcTTACACATCTGTTTCCCCAAACTACCCGTCTGTTACcgagtcacaatgttactgcaCCCTGCACTTAATCAgcacagtttgttttctttatctgagtgtgtgttggtgtgtatcGTCCTCAGGCGTATCAGATGCGTCCGTCCATCATCTTCTTTGACGAGATCGACGGCCTGGCTCCGGTCCGATCCAGCAGACAGGACCAGATACACAGGTCAGAACAAACATCCCCTGAATCAACCAAtctttttatataataaagacagagtagtttagttgttttgtctcgTTGTGTCCGTCCTGCAGCTCCATCGTGTCGACGCTCCTGGCTCTGATGGACGGGTTGGACAATCGAGGGGAGGTCGTTGTGATCGGAGCGACAAACCGCCTGGACTCCATCGACCCGGGGCTGCGACGGCCCGGACGCTTCGACAGGGAGTTCCTCTTCGGACTGCctgacagagaggtgacgtCTCTTTTACATGTCTCACAATGTCTGACTACACAATACATTCAGTTATCATTTCAGTTTGTTTACAGATTTTTACCAAATCCATTAATTACTTGAATCCTTTTTTAGCTGAATTTTGGCTTTAAAATGATGATGGCACACTGATACTCCAAGCTTGTTTGGCTATTAtagattcatttattatttattcatttattctggGCAGTTTGGACAAACATGGTGTTTGTTAATATCTTTTTATAATTCACATGGTGACTAAACAGCTGACTGTTTGATTCGGTTTGTGTTTCAGTCTCGTAAAGAGATTCTGAAGATCCACACCAGGCAGTGGAAACCCCGTCCGTCTGAAGATTTCCTGGACGAACTGGCCGAGAAATGTGTCGGTAAGAACGACAGAAAGCTTCAAGTGCATCACACCAAATCTAGAAATATTTATTTCTAACCAGTGACTGTTAGTGGGAAAAATTATACACAACAATGTGCAAAATCGCATTTTCTAGACATGAGTTTAAAAAGAAGGATGTTCTTAATAAAAAatcttgaaataaaataaaaaatttaaatatatttgaaataaataaaacaaaaataaaataaaaaacaaataagagataaaaaacataaataaaaatatctaagaaatttaacattttaaatatgagaaaataaataaataacaataataaatagataagttataaaaaatataaataaaaaaatcgaataaattaaacatcttataataataattgaaataataataatgaaatataaatacattcaaatacataaattaataaaacaaattcaCACTCACTGTGGTCCCCTCCACGTTAATTCACTCGCCAGGATAGATACAGAATTTATACTGTAAGGCACGTttacagaagagtaaataaaacagaatataaaaataaataagtaatatgaatacaattaaataaaatacataaacaattaaaacaattaaataaaggttatataaAAACTATTCAGGAGACAGACCTTTACAACAGTGCAGGTTTGGGTACCTTTATATGTCTCTGCAGGACTGAATGAATCTGTTGGTTaactgacttcctgtctctcagGTTACTGCGGTGCCGACATCAGGGCAGTGTGCACCGAGGCGGCGCTGTGCGCTCTGCGGCGCCGCTACCCGCAGATCTACAGCACCTCCCAGAAGCTCCTGCTGGACGTCTCCTCCATCGCCGTCAGCAGCTGCGACTTTGTGGCGGCCATGAAGAAGATGGTGCCGGCCTCCCACCGCGTCGCCGCCTCGCCAGCCAAACCCCTGTACCCTGAGGTTCAGCCGCTGCTGGTAGCCACCCTGCGCGACATCCTGGACGCTCTGCAGAGGTTATTCCCTCATGCCGAGcaggggatgaagaggaagagggagccAGGTGAGTCGGAGCTGGAGGCTGGAGATGCTCCTGATGAAATATTACATCTCTTATACCTGTTGTTTTCTACACGTCAGATCTGACGTCTGGGATCTTCGACCAGGGCCTGATATGTGGAGGAGACGAGGGCTCCAGCACATCCAGCATCTCCACAACCTCCACCTCCAAGAGCAAAAACTTCCTGCACTTTGCCAGGTGAGTCTGAACTACAagaatgtgaaaacatctttccAGCCTGATGCCATCTCTTAAATCCCTCTCGTCTCATCCTCAGGAGTGCAGTCAAACACCCGACGTCCCACCGTCCCAGGATGCTCCTGGCTGGTCGTCCCGGTTCCGGTCAAACCTCCCACTTGGCTCCAGCGATCCTGCACGCTCTGGAGCGCTTCGCCGTCAACAGCCTGGACTCTGCTGTGCTTTTTGGAGTCAGCAGCACCTCCCCAGAGGAAGCCTGCGTCCAGGTGACTCCTCAGCAAACACCACAGTGATGGAGGCTTAATGGCTAGAAATGACATCACGTTCTCGTTGTAATTGGAGCGACTCAGGGAAAACAACTCGAAAGGGATTGGATGCCCTTTGCGGGGAGCGACGACTGTTATATTAAAAACAGAGTCATGCAGGTTCACTAGAAACTTGCAACGTTCCTACAAGTGTAGAGATACACGATGCCTGCAGAATGTAAATACTTGAACACAAACTCGCAATAGTTTCACACAAGACGGATCCTTTCTAACCATAACCACTTAATGCTGACTTTAAATTAATTCCAAAAGTCTTGAGGAGGATTGTCGGTCCAAAATTGTGTTTCACCAGGTAGAGTTAACAATACTTTCTGTCTTCTTGTGCTACTCTTGTTAATTTAGTATCCACTGGTGTGTCTAGAGGTGAGCTCAGCTGACCTTTAGTGACATCTGGTGGCGATGACGTTTTTTTTAGCTGCCGCTCTGGTCTAAAGAGTGTGTTGTAATCTTCAGACACagatatataaaatgtatttcagaGGAAGAAACAACCTGGTTCTCTGCGTTCTCTCTCAGGTGTTCTGCGAGGCCAGGCGGACGTCTCCCAGCATCCTCTACATGCCTCACATCCAGCAGTGGTGGGAGACCGCCGGGTCCTCGCTGAGGGCATCCTTCCTCAGCCTGCTGGGCAGCATCCCATCCCTctcccccatcctcctcctcgccaCCTGCAGCGTCCCCCTTCAGCAGCTGGATCCAGAGGTGAGCAGCTGGACTGAACCAATACAGAATGTGtctgaaacatagactgtatataagaagtggacgtagtcaccgtgacgtcactgagtggtttgtggactgccgttttgaagcctcgagttcgccCTTTTGGCTgtcccatcttggtttttacccgtcgccatcttggttattgtttttactgtttttacttATCTTCTTCTATGCTCAGATTCAGTCTCTGTTTTGGGAGGACTACGGGGAGATTTACACCATCGGTGTTCCCAACAAGCATGAGAGGACCGACTTCTTCCAGGACCTCATTCTGAACCAGGCGGCCGAGGCGCCCTCCAAGAACAGAGCACGTATGTGACTCCATCTTGTTCAGATGCTTGTTGGTGTGATAATTAAACCCGTAACATTAAGTGTTAAGTAAagcagttaaataaataaatgatgttgatgatgataaatgaatttgacctcctccccctctcagTGACTCAGGCCATGGAGATCCTTCCCCTGGCTCCCCTGCCTCCCCCCCGCCAGCTGCCGAAGCAGGAACGCCTCCGTGTGCAGGAGCGGGAGGAGGACGTGATGCGGGAGCTACGCCTCTTCCTGCGTAACGTCACCGAGCGTCTGAGTCTGGACCGCCGCTTCAAGGCCTTCTCCAAACCGGTCGACACAGAGGAGGTGAGTGAATTTTCTTCAGTAAACTTAACTTTAGtaaactttaaaggtgcagtgtgtaggatttggtgacatctagtggtgtggttgcagattgcaaccaactgagtacccctccactcaccgtggtaatgccgttggcctcgctcagaggtcatccataccataataacactactttaggcgCAACAGAGCTcggacggcggctggcggtaccaccgtttagcgctttgcagctcacgttactgcagtttcacaagcgtgtcggagaactacggtggccttcaggtaacgtgaaagtctctctctagagccagtgtttggtttgtccgttctgggctactgtagaaacatggaggactcagtGGTCGGAAAGTCTTTTCAAATCATGCTGATGGCTGAAATGGCTGCCAGATTGAACTCATTCATACACAGCATAAGGTCAAGCATCCTCCAGTTGGTGCTTATGGtgaaaaaacaatgtcaaacaaTTAGATAGTCGcccaaatagataataaaaagcAAAGGGGCGATGCTAGACTATCATACAACGGTGGTGATATGTTGCCAATATATTGTTGTCATAGAGCTGAGAGCGCTTTTTTAATGAAACGCTGAGATGAAGCGCCCCGCTAGCACTTATAGACGCTACAtggacacatttttattttatttgacctttatttaaccagttaaaatcaattgagaaccaattctcatttacaatgatgaccaTGAAACGTGCAGAATACATTAATTTAATGAACATTACTAAATATATGGAAGTTAAACTACAGATTCATAAGCTGAAACTTTACAACATGTTGATGTAGAGAAACGTTTGAAGAAATGGTCCCGGATCTGTGTTTGAGCACCGTCAGCATGATTTTACATTTCCTCTTTTAGTCCTCGCatcactccctcctcctcttcctcccttctttcctttccttcgtTCCCTTCttcactctctcctctcctctgtctccatcCAGGTGCCGGACTACGTGTTGGTGGTCAAGAAGCCCATGGACTTCTCCACGCTGCTGACCAACATCGACGTGCAGAAGTACGTCACCGTCAACGATTTCATGTCAGACGTGGACCTGATCTGGAAGAACGCCCTCGAGTACAACCCGGACAGCGACCCCATGGGTGAGACAACCACTgacacacaaatatgatgtacaGTCGATTAAAGTAAATACAGGAGCTCAATATTCatttgaagttgttttttttatttgaattaatgTTTATAGCAGTATATAGGAaagaaattatatattttactatttatgtataactctgtttgtgtgtgtcagaccgCCACATCCGTCACCGCGCGTACGCCCTGAAGGACACGGTGCGCGCCATCATGAGAGACGAGCTGAACAAAGAATTTGAGGGAGTCTGCGAGGAGATCAGAGAGTCGCGCATCAAGAGAGGTGAAACTTCCTGAAACTTGTCCCGTCGCCGCTTGTCTGTTTGTCAGATCTGACCTACAGCAGGAAGTGGTGGCGAAGTGCAGCAGAGGTCCAACACGGACACTGTTGTATCAATTCAGTCTCAGCTACATAACCTGGGAACCACAGCAGTAAAACACAGTGTCTGACATTCACCGGGGAAAAGAGCCTCTAATGAGATGCAActcaagacttttattttgctttCAGCGTCTTCCTGTGGGACTGAGGCCAACCCAGAGGAGGCCGACGGCGTCTGCAGCTCGGCGTTCACCAGAAACAGCCCCAGACCTCGACGTAAGTCCACCACGAAGGATGAAATATATGAGAACGTACAGTAGAACAACACTCGGACAACTTATGTCCTTTGATGCAGCAGAAACGACAACAGGTCGTGTCCTTGGTATTCTTTGGGGACCTAAATTGCagcataattttataatttaaagtTACATGTaggtttttatttaaaggaacactgtAACATTTTAGGGGATCTATAATATTcgtaactatgttttcattagtgtataatcaccttaaactaagaatggttgtgtttccgttagcttagaatgagtccttcatatctacattgacagtttttcctcgccaaaatttagcataagtttggagcgttatttaacctccttcacgacaagctagtatgacatggttgataccgatggattcctctctagctttaaaactgaacccgctacaacctaaaaatctcaagttaaaagtggcgttaacacgttattattgctttaactttaacagcctgAATAAAAATGATATCTTAGATttgtaacttcagtatttttaaaTCTTATCTACGGACGACGGTGGTCAAATGTCTAATTTGTGGATCATAAAACCGATTCATAGCAGTTCATTTGGCTGCTGTGTTGCAACAAAAGGTTCAGTGTTGATACAACGAAAGTGAAAGTGAGGGTGAAGTGAAGCTACAAGGACAGGAAGCTGCAGTCTTTATTTAAGCATCAAAGCATCCGAGTGAGAGAGCAGATGAGAGGAAGAGGCAGCGACGAGAGAGAGCGCAGATGAAAAGGAAAAGTCAAGAGGAGAAGATCAagtggagagaagaggaggttTGATTGCACTCAGCAGCATCCTCcggccttcttcctcctctctctctctgtaatgacCTTCCCCCCTCCTGTCACTTCTCTTTGCAGCTCGTAAGAAAAAACGTTACAAACGGCCGAGAAAATCCAAGTGGAGCACCGGCGTCATCAAGAAAGCCCAGAAAAAGAAGCCGCCGCTCCCtgcctcctcttcgtcctcctcgtcctcctccatcacatcCAGCAGGGGCAGCTCTGAGTCGGGCCCCGAGGATAACAGAGTCGTTGAGATGAGAAATGGCGCAGTTGATCCGAGCTCATCCACCGCGTCAGAGAACAGCGACGGCGAGCGCCTGAACGGGTTTCACCACCCCTTAAACGGCGTCCTTGTGAACGGGTACAACCGTCCCGAGCCAGCTGACAGCGCCCCCGCAGGGAGGCTGGGGCATCGAACCCGGACCTCGAAGACTCCCCCGAACCTGAACGCGATGGTGAACGGGGTTTGTTTGAGCGAAATAGGTCTGTATCTGTAAGGAAAGCGCCTCTGAGTGGCGGTGTGAGCGCCTCGCTCTACTAACTGGTCTCCGCTGGACTGCGACCGAGCTACGCTGCTGCGATGACACGTGtgtaaaacaggaagtgaaagtAACACGCTGCTTctgcttcctgctgctgctgagcaaGCTTCAACGGGCCAAAGCTTCAGACTCTCTGCAGAAGTCTGCTGGGCATCGAGCCGACACTGACACAACACGTTCTCTTTAGTCTACATATAGGAATGAATATACATATGTTTACAGATGATGAttgatgaatgatgaatacactATAACTAATGATTTAAAGggccatttttaaaacattaatattattctggcagccgattagactgttgtcaggctattaaacccc
This Sebastes fasciatus isolate fSebFas1 chromosome 17, fSebFas1.pri, whole genome shotgun sequence DNA region includes the following protein-coding sequences:
- the LOC141753846 gene encoding ATPase family AAA domain-containing protein 2-like isoform X6 translates to MVTLRGRGREDPDQRSGSPQRPAKSFQFPQRARAETRSRSTVHQPDGVYGEDDEQNHVDWETQEDEDEEAVRFILRKSPRLQSSSGVGRKIGLRRSSRPTKPTRRYPASNMFDGISTNAARSVLTRMDNMKKIRWLSNNKEGKLQKIYSKAQRSRTPVPPQTELIDSEDDNGGVVDEDSRREVSADDDSNCSTDQNFDAKLSRASLLYKGPSGEFPRGTFRISASGANTTRRTAFRPTKRALADRSDEDNDSDDEVQDVGKVPGSSRQPLGPRTEDFLGTRRDKMNAGAGLADIDPMAIDQSVGFDSIGGLSGHISALKEMVVFPLLYPEVFDNFKIQPPRGCLFYGPPGTGKTLVARVLANECSHGNRKVAFFMRKGADCLSKWVGESERQLRLLFEQAYQMRPSIIFFDEIDGLAPVRSSRQDQIHSSIVSTLLALMDGLDNRGEVVVIGATNRLDSIDPGLRRPGRFDREFLFGLPDRESRKEILKIHTRQWKPRPSEDFLDELAEKCVGYCGADIRAVCTEAALCALRRRYPQIYSTSQKLLLDVSSIAVSSCDFVAAMKKMVPASHRVAASPAKPLYPEVQPLLVATLRDILDALQRLFPHAEQGMKRKREPDLTSGIFDQGLICGGDEGSSTSSISTTSTSKSKNFLHFARSAVKHPTSHRPRMLLAGRPGSGQTSHLAPAILHALERFAVNSLDSAVLFGVSSTSPEEACVQVFCEARRTSPSILYMPHIQQWWETAGSSLRASFLSLLGSIPSLSPILLLATCSVPLQQLDPEIQSLFWEDYGEIYTIGVPNKHERTDFFQDLILNQAAEAPSKNRALTQAMEILPLAPLPPPRQLPKQERLRVQEREEDVMRELRLFLRNVTERLSLDRRFKAFSKPVDTEEVPDYVLVVKKPMDFSTLLTNIDVQKYVTVNDFMSDVDLIWKNALEYNPDSDPMDRHIRHRAYALKDTVRAIMRDELNKEFEGVCEEIRESRIKRASSCGTEANPEEADGVCSSAFTRNSPRPRQEHNNGGEMRANMAALEQMQLFKSVSSVEILDEETRPLVVNHSKLRDLLSRAVVKTECCEVEPLEKFYALLAQCIYRHRNNHNKTALLQEMKKEIDSFS
- the LOC141753846 gene encoding ATPase family AAA domain-containing protein 2-like isoform X7; amino-acid sequence: MVTLRGRGREDPDQRSGSPQRPAKSFQFPQRARAETRSRSTVHQPDGVYGEDDEQNHVDWETQEDEDEEAVRFILRKSPRLQSSSGVGRKIGLRRSSRPTKPTRRYPASNMFDGISTNAARSVLTRMDNMKKIRWLSNNKEGKLQKIYSKAQRSRTPVPPQTELIDSEDDNGGVVDEDSRREVSADDDSNCSTDQNFDAKLSRASLLYKGPSGEFPRGTFRISASGANTTRRTAFRPTKRALADRSDEDNDSDDEVQDVGKVPGSSRQPLGPRTEDFLGTRRDKMNAGAGLADIDPMAIDQSVGFDSIGGLSGHISALKEMVVFPLLYPEVFDNFKIQPPRGCLFYGPPGTGKTLVARVLANECSHGNRKVAFFMRKGADCLSKWVGESERQLRLLFEQAYQMRPSIIFFDEIDGLAPVRSSRQDQIHSSIVSTLLALMDGLDNRGEVVVIGATNRLDSIDPGLRRPGRFDREFLFGLPDRESRKEILKIHTRQWKPRPSEDFLDELAEKCVGYCGADIRAVCTEAALCALRRRYPQIYSTSQKLLLDVSSIAVSSCDFVAAMKKMVPASHRVAASPAKPLYPEVQPLLVATLRDILDALQRLFPHAEQGMKRKREPDLTSGIFDQGLICGGDEGSSTSSISTTSTSKSKNFLHFARSAVKHPTSHRPRMLLAGRPGSGQTSHLAPAILHALERFAVNSLDSAVLFGVSSTSPEEACVQVFCEARRTSPSILYMPHIQQWWETAGSSLRASFLSLLGSIPSLSPILLLATCSVPLQQLDPEIQSLFWEDYGEIYTIGVPNKHERTDFFQDLILNQAAEAPSKNRALTQAMEILPLAPLPPPRQLPKQERLRVQEREEDVMRELRLFLRNVTERLSLDRRFKAFSKPVDTEEVPDYVLVVKKPMDFSTLLTNIDVQKYVTVNDFMSDVDLIWKNALEYNPDSDPMDRHIRHRAYALKDTVRAIMRDELNKEFEGVCEEIRESRIKRASSCGTEANPEEADGVCSSAFTRNSPRPRQHNNGGEMRANMAALEQMQLFKSVSSVEILDEETRPLVVNHSKLRDLLSRAVVKTECCEVEPLEKFYALLAQCIYRHRNNHNKTALLQEMKKEIDSFS
- the LOC141753846 gene encoding ATPase family AAA domain-containing protein 2-like isoform X1 — encoded protein: MVTLRGRGREDPDQRSGSPQRPAKSFQFPQRARAETRSRSTVHQPDGVYGEDDEQNHVDWETQEDEDEEAVRFILRKSPRLQSSSGVGRKIGLRRSSRPTKPTRRYPASNMFDGISTNAARSVLTRMDNMKKIRWLSNNKEGKLQKIYSKAQRSRTPVPPQTELIDSEDDNGGVVDEDSRREVSADDDSNCSTDQNFDAKLSRASLLYKGPSGEFPRGTFRISASGANTTRRTAFRPTKRALADRSDEDNDSDDEVQDVGKVPGSSRQPLGPRTEDFLGTRRDKMNAGAGLADIDPMAIDQSVGFDSIGGLSGHISALKEMVVFPLLYPEVFDNFKIQPPRGCLFYGPPGTGKTLVARVLANECSHGNRKVAFFMRKGADCLSKWVGESERQLRLLFEQAYQMRPSIIFFDEIDGLAPVRSSRQDQIHSSIVSTLLALMDGLDNRGEVVVIGATNRLDSIDPGLRRPGRFDREFLFGLPDRESRKEILKIHTRQWKPRPSEDFLDELAEKCVGYCGADIRAVCTEAALCALRRRYPQIYSTSQKLLLDVSSIAVSSCDFVAAMKKMVPASHRVAASPAKPLYPEVQPLLVATLRDILDALQRLFPHAEQGMKRKREPDLTSGIFDQGLICGGDEGSSTSSISTTSTSKSKNFLHFARSAVKHPTSHRPRMLLAGRPGSGQTSHLAPAILHALERFAVNSLDSAVLFGVSSTSPEEACVQVFCEARRTSPSILYMPHIQQWWETAGSSLRASFLSLLGSIPSLSPILLLATCSVPLQQLDPEIQSLFWEDYGEIYTIGVPNKHERTDFFQDLILNQAAEAPSKNRALTQAMEILPLAPLPPPRQLPKQERLRVQEREEDVMRELRLFLRNVTERLSLDRRFKAFSKPVDTEEVPDYVLVVKKPMDFSTLLTNIDVQKYVTVNDFMSDVDLIWKNALEYNPDSDPMDRHIRHRAYALKDTVRAIMRDELNKEFEGVCEEIRESRIKRASSCGTEANPEEADGVCSSAFTRNSPRPRPRKKKRYKRPRKSKWSTGVIKKAQKKKPPLPASSSSSSSSSITSSRGSSESGPEDNRVVEMRNGAVDPSSSTASENSDGERLNGFHHPLNGVLVNGYNRPEPADSAPAGRLGHRTRTSKTPPNLNAMVNGVCLSEIEEHNNGGEMRANMAALEQMQLFKSVSSVEILDEETRPLVVNHSKLRDLLSRAVVKTECCEVEPLEKFYALLAQCIYRHRNNHNKTALLQEMKKEIDSFS